A portion of the Sabethes cyaneus chromosome 3, idSabCyanKW18_F2, whole genome shotgun sequence genome contains these proteins:
- the LOC128741586 gene encoding proteasome subunit alpha type-1-like translates to MFRNQYDSDVTVWSPQGRLHQVEYAMEAVKLGSATVGLKNKDYAVLIALKRASSELSSYQKKIIPIDDHLGISIAGITADARILSRYMRQECLNYKYSYDDNYPVGRLIANLGNKMQVCTQRYDRRPYGVGLLVAGYDDQGPHIYQTCPSANFFDCKAMSIGSRSQSARTYLEKHLNEFPDCSKEELIRHGVQALQDTLPNEVELNNKNISIAIVGKDEIFHILEENENGQYLTNIVRRGGGGAGQAATSGGQPPADDDQPQPPNEPTEPIPAVAMET, encoded by the exons ATG TTCCGTAACCAATACGATAGCGATGTAACGGTCTGGAGCCCCCAGGGGCGCCTGCATCAGGTAGAGTATGCCATGGAAGCCGTAAAACTTGGCTCGGCCACTGTAGGACTGAAGAACAAAGATTATGCTGTACTGATTGCCCTTAAGCGCGCATCGTCGGAGTTGTCGTCATATCAGAAGAAAATCATTCCTATTGACGACCATTTGGGTATTTCCATTGCTGGAATCACAGCGGATGCCAGAATCCTCAGCCGGTACATGCGTCAAGAGTGCCTGAACTATAAGTATTCGTACGATGACAACTATCCCGTGGGTCGCTTGATTGCCAATTTGGGTAACAAAATGCAAGTTTGCACCCAGCGATATGACCGACGTCCGTACGGCGTAGGTTTGCTGGTAGCCGGTTACGATGATCAGGGACCACATATTTATCAAACATGTCCAAGTGCTAATTTCTTTGACTGCAAAGCCATGTCTATTGGATCTCGTTCACAAAGTGCTCGTACTTATTTGGAAAAGCATTTAAATGAATTCCCAGATTGTAGCAAAGAAGAACTGATTCGTCATGGCGTTCAGGCCTTACAGGATACATTGCCAAACGAAGTTGAGCTTAATAACAAG AACATTTCGATTGCTATTGTTGGAAAGGATGAAATTTTCCACATTCTCGAGGAAAATGAAAACGGTCAATATTTGACCAATATAGTGCGTCGCGGAGGTGGAGGTGCTGGCCAAGCGGCTACTAGCGGGGGTCAACCACCGGCAGACGATGATCAACCGCAACCCCCAAACGAACCAACGGAGCCGATCCCTGCCGTTGCGATGGAGACCTAG